One part of the Streptococcus sp. oral taxon 431 genome encodes these proteins:
- the frr gene encoding ribosome recycling factor: MANAIVEKAKERMTQSHHSLAREFGSIRAGRANASLLDRIHVEYYGVETPLNQIASITIPEARVLLVTPFDKSSLKDIERALNASDLGITPANDGSVIRLVIPALTEETRRDLAKEVKKVGENAKVAIRNIRRDAMDEAKKQEKAKEITEDELKTLEKDIQKATDDAVKHIDEMTANKEKEILEV, from the coding sequence ATGGCAAACGCAATCGTAGAAAAAGCAAAAGAGAGAATGACCCAATCTCACCACTCACTTGCTCGTGAGTTTGGAAGTATTCGTGCTGGCCGTGCTAATGCTAGCTTGCTTGACCGCATCCACGTTGAGTACTATGGTGTTGAAACACCACTTAACCAAATTGCTTCTATCACAATCCCAGAAGCGCGTGTTTTGTTGGTAACACCATTTGACAAATCATCTTTGAAAGATATCGAACGTGCTTTGAATGCTTCAGACCTAGGTATTACACCAGCTAACGATGGCTCTGTTATTCGCTTGGTAATCCCAGCTCTCACAGAAGAAACTCGTCGCGACCTTGCTAAAGAAGTGAAAAAAGTCGGTGAAAATGCTAAAGTTGCTATCCGTAATATCCGTCGTGATGCTATGGACGAGGCTAAGAAACAAGAAAAAGCAAAAGAAATCACTGAAGACGAATTGAAGACTCTTGAAAAAGATATTCAAAAAGCAACAGACGATGCTGTTAAACACATCGACGAAATGACTGCCAACAAAGAAAAAGAAATCTTGGAAGTCTAA